The window TCGGGCCGTCGACCGCGCCGGACTCGACGTTCCGGACGGCGCGGAGCGCGATCACCGCGAGCTTGAAGACCGCGAAGACCTGCCAGAACTTGATTCGCTCGGGCTCGAGCTCGGGGCCGCCGCGCTCGACGTAGCGGGCGAGGAAGTCCTCGACGCCCCAGCCCTCGGGGAAGTGCTCGGTCCGGTAGAGCGAGCAGGTGTACCAGCCGACGTCCTCGGCGGGGTCGCCGAGGTGGGCCATCTCCCAGTCGAGCAGGGTCGTCGGACGGCCGTCGTCGACGAGGAAGTTCGCCGGTCGGAAGTCACCGTGGACGAGGCAGAGCTCCGGCGAACCGGGCTGCATGTGAACCTGCAGCCAGTCGCGCGCCGGCGCGAGCAGCCGCTGCGGGTCGAGCTGCTCCTTGTCGACGGCGTAGTCCCACTTGTTGACCTCGCTCATCACCGAGTCGTCCGGGTACGGGAGGACGAGGTCGAGGCTGTGCTCCGCCGGATTCAGCGCGTGGAGGTCGGCGAGGACGCCGGTCATCGCGCGGGCGAGGTCGATGCGGCCTTCGAGCCCGAGTTTGAAGGGGTCCTTGTCGCGGAGCGCGGCCCGGTCGGCCTCGCCGCGGCTCTGTTCGAAGATCAGCGTGCGGGTGTCGAACCACGCCGGCTGCAGGTCCGACCACTGCAGCATCGGGACGGGGACGTCGCCGCCGCGCAGCGCGTTGAGGATGATCGCCTCGGTCTGCATGTCCGAGTCGACGACGCCCGACGCCGGCTCCTGACGCAGGATCATCTGACGTCGGACGCGCTTGGTGCCGTTGAACCAGCTGACCGCGAACTTGTAGTGCTGTTTCGAGCTGCCGCCCGCAATCGGTACCGGCGGCGCCTCGATCACCGGCCCGGCTTCCTCGTTGAGCTGGTCCTTGAGGAACTCCTTGAGCTGGGCCTTCAGCCCCGACGACTCGTCGTCGACCTCGAAGATGTCCTCGTCATCGGCGACGTCGTCCTCGAAGAGGTTCTCGGAGAAGTGAGGCTCAGTCATGCGTCCCTCCGGGGAGGCAGGGCCTCGGTGTAGCGGTGGTATCCGGGCAGCACCATGTACTCGACGATGCCATAGCCCGTCTGCCCGTTGTGCGTGACCTCGACGAGGTGGTCGCTGCCCGCCTTGGCGTAGCGGTAGAACTGGCCGGGGTCGGTCAGGTCCCAGACGTCGGACTCGGCGGTGTCGTCCCCGCGCCAGTGGCCCTGGAACCAGCCGTTCCAGCCCTCGTACCCGCCGCCGCGCAGGTGCGCGCGGCCCGGCAGCGCCCGGATCCCGACCTCCAGCGCCCGGCCGTCGGACAGGCGCAGCACGATTGTGCCGCCGGACAACGTCGGGGCCGGCGCGCCGGCGACCCATTCCAGGTCGTGCTCGACGGCGACGATCGCCTCGGGCTCGGGGTCCTTGCCGACCAGCGGCGTCAGACCGGCGGACAGATGCACCGCGCGGCCGTCCGGCGCCTCCTGCAGGTACAGGTGCAGCCCGAAGTCCGGCAGCTGGAGCGGCGCGAACAGGAGCATCCGCCACTCGGGGCGCTCCCCCGGCGGCATGCCCGGCGCCCGCGGCAGCGGGCGCGTGCCCCACGAGTGGTCGCGCTCGCCCCACCAGGTGTCCTCGGTCAGCGTCGCGTCCAACCCGGGCGCGGTCAGCCGGCCCGTTGCCCGGCCGTGCTGCACGTAGCGGATCGCGTCGTACGTGACCCGCGCCCGGCTGATCTGGAAGAACCGGCCCTCCAGCAGCGGCTCGGTCCGCGCCCGCCAGTCGATGTCGAACTCGACGCCGCTCTCATTCGACTCGCACACCAGCCGCAGGTGCCGCAGCGGCTCGACGACCTCGACCCGCAGCGGGCCGACGCTCATCTCGGTCGAGCGCGGCAGCAGGGTCCGCGACAGCCGCAGGTTGCGCTGGGTGCCGGCGTGCGAGAGCGCGACGAAGGCCTCCATCACGTCGGTGTTGGGGTACTTGCCCAGCCCGATCGTCATGACGGTGTCGCCCCCGGCGACGTCCTGGACGCTGATCCAGTACCGCTCCCGCCAGCTCGGGTCGCTGGTCGCGACCATCGCGTGGGGCAGCGAGGTCTGGTGCGTGAAGAACTCGTCGGCCGGGGTCAGTTGCATGCCGTTACTCACTCCGGATCTCGGACGAACGTCGCCTTCAGCGTCTTCTTGTCGATCTTCTCGCCCGCCAGCGTCGGGAGCGGATCGGTGGTGATCCGCCACGCGGTCGGGACCTCGAAGTACGCGAGCCGGGCCCGCAGGTACTCCCGCAGCTCGGCCAACGTCGGGGCTTCGCCCGCGTGCACGACGACGGCGGCGAGCTCCTCGCCGAGGTCGTCGTGCGGCAGCCCGAACACCGCCGCCTCGCGGACCTGAGGATGCGTCAGCAACGTGCCCTCGACGTGGGCGCAGGCGATGTTCTCCCCGCCCCGGATCACGATGTCCTTCGAGCGGCCGAGCAGGTAGACGTAACCGTCGTCGTCGACGCGGCCGAGGTCACCGGTGCGCAGCCAGCCCTCGGCGTCGACGCCGTCGAGGGAGCCGTCGGCGCTCAGGTAACCGAGCATCACCGTCGGGGCGCGGACGACGATCTCGCCGACGCCGTCGGCGTCGGGAGAGTCGATGCGGAGCTCGACGCAGGCGAGCGGCCGTCCGACCGTGCCGGGCCGCTCGGTCAGGTCGGTGGCGCCGGCCGCGGTGAGGAAACCGCCGGACTCGGTCATGCCCCAGTTGTTGCCGAGCCCGCCGCGGCGCAGCTGCGGCAGCTTCTCGACCACGCGCTCGAGCAGGGCCACCGGCACCGGGGCGCCGCCCATCGGCAGCGCGCGCAGGGAGCTCAGGTCGCGGCGCGGGAAGTCGTCGTGCTCGATGAGCCGCGCGGCCATCGTCGGGACGCCGGCGAAGCTCTGGACCTTCTCGGCCTCGATCAGCTCGAGCACCTGGCCCGGGTCGAACCGGCCGTGGTTGAAGACCATCTTCGTGCCGATGAGCAGCGCCAGCAGGATGTTGCTGACCCCGCCGACGTGGAACAGCGGCGTGCACACCATCGTCACGGCCTGGGGGCGCGAGGCGTCGAGGTCCTGCGGGAGGCGCCGGGTGCGGAGCATCAGGTTGTGCTGGTTCGCGATCACGGCCCGGCGCGAGAGCACGACGGCCTTCGGGACGCCCGAGCTGCCCGAGGTGAACAGGATCAGCGCGGCGGCGTCCTCGTCACCCGCGCGGGCACAGGCGCGGTCGGAGGCGGTGTCGAACGCCGGCGTCAGCGTCGTCAGCTGATGGACCGTCAGACCTTCCGGCTCCCAGTCGGTCCGGTCGGTCAGCGCGAGCACCGGCCGGGTGACCTTGAGAGCGTGCTCGAGTTCGGCCTCGCTCCACCAGCGGTTGCCGAAGACCGGCACCGCGCCGAGCCACCACAGCGCCCAGAGCGCGAGGACGAACTCCGGCGAGTTGTAGGACAGGAGCAGGACGCGGTCGCCCGGGCCGACGCCCGCCGCCGCGAACCGGTCGGCCGCGGCGGGGATCGAGGCCCGGAACTGCCCGTGCGTGAAACGCCGGTCCCCCTGGACGAGGAACTCCCGGTCCGCCCACCGTTCCGCGCCGATCAGCAGCTGGTCGAACTCCGTCGGCCGCGGCGACACCGCGAGCCCGTCGTGCCCGGCGATCGTGGCGGGCCCGATCTCGCGGCCCCAGATCTGGGCGAGCTGGTCGGCGAACTCGGTGCTCATCGGCCCGTCCAGCGGCCGGGGCGGCCTTCCTTGAACGCGTGAACCGCCTCGACGACGTCCTCGGTGCGGTTGCTGATCGCCTCATTGGCGAAGCCGACGTCGAGGAGCTCGTCGACCCGCTTCGCGAGCCCGGCGTTCAGCGTCGCCTTCGTCAGCTGGACGGCGACGGGCGGCAGCGCGGCGACGCGGCCGGCGAGTTCCACCGCGACCTCGCGGACCTTGTCCGCGTCCTCGACGAGGTCGGAGACCAGCCCGAGGTCAAAGGCCTCCTGACCCGTCAGCGGCTCGCCCCAGAGCAGGTGGCGCTTGGCCTTGATCAGCGGCAGGTTCACCGGCCAGCTGATCGCGCCGCCGTCACCGGCGACGAGGGCCATGTGCACGTGCGGGTCGGACAGGCGCGCGGTCGGGGTGGTGACGATCGCGTCGGCGAGCAGCACCAGCGAGGTCGCGACGCCGAAGGTGTGCCCGTGCAGCGCGACGACGAGCGGCTTGGGAAAGCCGGCGAACGTCCGGTACAGCGTCTTGCCGCGCTCGACGCCGGCGCTCAGGTGCTCCGGGTCGCGGTAGGAGGCGAGGATCTCCTCGGTGTCGCCGCCGGCGGAGAAGTGCTTGCCGGTCGAGGTCCACACGACCGCGCGGACGCCCGGGTCCTCGGCCAGGGAGGTCAGCGCCGGGCCGAGTTCGCCGAGCAGCACCTCGTCGAACCGGTTGAGCAGCTCGGGCCGGGTCAGCCGCAGCTCGGCCACACCCGCGGGCAAACCGTCCGAGGTCAGCACCTCGAGCGCGGTCGGACTCATGACCAGCCTTTCTACCGGGCGGACCTCTCGGACAGCGACAGGGCTACAGCGCGGCGAGGTCGGGCAGGCGCCCGGACTCGCAGATCGACGTCCCGATCTCCGCCCGCAGCGCACTCGCGCCGCCGAGCAGGGACTCGAGCACGATCGCGCGCCGCAGGTAGCGGTGGAAGTCGTGCTCCCAGCTGAAGCCCATGCCGCCGAGCAACTGCTGCACGTGCTCGCGCGCGGTGGCGGTGTAGCGGACGGCCGCGGACTTGGCGAGCGTCGCCGCGAGCGGGTCGGTGTCCTCCCACGCCGCCGCGAACGCGAGCTCGGCGACCTCGCCCCACACGCGGACGTCGGCGAGCTTGTGCCGGACGACCTGGAACGTCGCGAGCGCCTGCCCGAACTGCACGCGGGAGCTGGTGTGCTCGACGGCGAGGTCGAGCATCCGTGTGCCGAGGCCGAGCAGCTCCGCCGCGAGGGCGCGCCGGCCGGCCGCGAGCATCCGCTCCCAGGCGGCGTCGCCGCCGACGTGCGCCACCGCGCCCGGGTGGACGTCGCCGCGGACCCGCACCCACGGGCGGCCGAGGTCGAGCCCCTGCGCCGCCTTCTGCAGCAGGCCGTCGACGGGGACGGCGAGCACCGCGGTCCCGCCGAGGGCGCGGCACGGCACGAGCACCGTGGCGCCGGCCTCGACCGGGCGGGTGAACACCCCGTCGACGCGGACGCCCTCGGAGTCGTAACGGCTGCTCAGTTCCTGACCCGGCAGCGGCTGCACGACCGCGGCGGCCTCGGATCCCTCGAGCGCGGCGAGGACGACCTCGTCGAGCAGGGTCTCGTCGGTCAGCCGCTCACCCTGGAGGCGGAAGAGCACCTCGACGGCGACGGCCGGGTCCTCGACGAGCAGGTCCGCCCAGCCGAAGTCGCGCAGGGCGTCGCGCAGGCCCGTCGGGTGGGCGGTGGCCAGGTCCTCCAGCGCGCCGCGCAGGAGGTCGAGTTCCGTGCGGTCGATGGACATCAGCGCCTCCCCGGCAGCCGCAGAATCCGGCCCGCGACGATGTCGCGCTGGATCTCCGCGGCGCCGCCGTAGATCGACGAGGCTCGCGAGTACAGGTAGTCGTTGCGCCAGCCGGCGGGCGTCGGGTCGTCGTCGAACAGGGTCGCGGACCCGAGGTGCTCCAGCGCCGCGGCGAACAGGAACTTCTCCGCCGTCGACATCAGCAGCTTGTCGAACGACGGGGTCGCCCCGATGTCCTCGCCGCGCGAGAGCGCGTGGACGGTGCGCCGCGACAGCAGCCGCAGCGCATGGATGAGCTCGAACGCCTCGCCCGCCACGGCTGCCGGGAGGTCGGGCGCTTGCTTGAGCAGGTCGTGCAGCCGCGCCCGCATCCAGGTCTGGCGCTGCCAGGCGGCGGCACCGCGTTCCGAGGCGAGGATCGTCATCGCGACGGCCCAGCCGCCCCCGATCTCGCCGAGGGTCCGCGAGCGCGGGATCCGGACGTCGTCGAGGTAGAGCGAACAGAACTCCGCGTCGCCGTTCATGGAGACCAGCGGGCGCAGGTCGATGCCCGGGGTGTCCATGTCCATCATCAGCGCGGTGATGCCGCGGGAGCCGGAGTTGGGTTCGCCGGTCCGGGCGAGGAGCAGGCAGCGGTCCGCCACCTGCGCCCAGCTCGTCCAGACCTTCTCGCCGGAGACGACCCAGTCGTCGACGTCCGCCACGGCCTTGCACCGCAGTGACGCGAGGTCAGATCCGGCACCGGGCTCGGAGAACCCCTGGCACCAGTACTCCGAGCCGCTGAGTAGCCGGGGCAGCAGGTCCGCGGCCAGCTCCGGCGGCGCGTACCGCGCGATGGCCGGGCCGAGCACCTCCTGCGTCCCGAACGAGAACGGCGGCGGGTAGCCGGCGGAGCACAGCTCCTCGACCACGACCGCGCGAAGGACCATCTCGCCACCGAGACCACCGAGCTCCGCGGGCCAGCCGAGCCGGATCCAGCCCGAGTCGAACAGCAGCTTCTGCAGCTCGCGCTGGGCCGTGAACGTCGCCGCGACGTCCTGCCCCGGCGCGCACAGCTCGCGCAGGCGCTCCGAGTTCTCGTGCAGCCACACCCCGAACTGCTCGCGGACGTCCGCGATCGTCCCGGGGATGGTGTCGGCCGTGAGGGTCATTCAGGCGCGCTTCTCGAGAATGTGCACGCCACAGGCGGAGGCGAGGCCGATGACGTGCGCGAGCCCGACCTTCGCGCCCTCGATCTGCCGGGCGCCGGCCTCGCCGCGCAGGTGCGTGACGATCTCGTAGATGTTCGCGACCCCGGTCGCGCCGAGCGGGTGGCCCTTGGAGAGCAGACCGCCGGAGACGTTCACCGGGATTCGCCCGTCGCGGTAGGGCGCACCGGAGTCGATGAACTCGCCCGCGGCACCCGGCTCGCAGAGGCCGAGGTTGTCGTAGTGCACCAGCTCGGCGGTCGCGAAGCAGTCGTGCAGCTCGACCAAGTCGAGGTCGGCCGGGCCGACGCCCGCCTTCTCGTACGCCTGCGCGGCCGCGTTGCGGGTCAGGGTGTTGATGTCGGCCTGCACCTGGCCGCCGTCGACGTAGGGGTCGGAGGTGAGCACCGACGCCGAGACCTTCACCGCACGGCGGCGGACGTCCGGGTCGAGCGTCGCGAGCTTGGCGTCCGAGCAGAGGATCACCGCGGCGGCGCCGTCGCCGGTCGGGCAGCACATCGGCAGCGTGTTCGGCCAGGCGATGACCTCGGCGGCGAGGATCTCCTCGAGGCTGAACTCCTTCTGGTACTGCGCCAGCGGGTTCAGCGTCGAGTGCAGGTGGTTCTTGTGCGCGACCTTCGCGAACTGAGTCTGCGTCACCCCGTGCTGAAGGGCGTACTCGGTGCCGGCCTGCGCGAAGACACCGGGCATCAGGTTCGTGCCGAACGTGCCCTCGGTCTTCACGACCGAGCCGTAGCGGCCCTTGGGCGTGTAAACCTTCTTCTCGTCGCGGCGCTTGCTGCCGCCGATCAGGCCCATCTTGCCCATCTGCTCGACGCCGACGGCGAGGCCGAGATCGGTCTCACCGGCGAGGATGGACATCATCGCCACGCGCACCGCGGTCGCGCCGGTCGCGCAGGCGTTCACGACGTTGTAGACCGGGATGCCGGTCTGGCCCATCTGGTTCTGCAGCCGCTGGCCGTGGTGCGAGTTGGTCTCGTACACGTTGCCCAGCGCCAGCAGGCCGATCTGGCCGAGGTCGAGGTCGGCGTCCTTGAGGGCGCCCGAGGTGGCCTCGACCGCGAGATCCATGAGGTCCTTCTCGGGGAAGCGGCCGAACCGCGTCATCGAGGTCCCGATGACCCACACGTTGTTGGACATGCTCAGCTCCCCACCGGCT of the Sporichthya polymorpha DSM 43042 genome contains:
- a CDS encoding acyl-CoA dehydrogenase family protein, whose protein sequence is MTLTADTIPGTIADVREQFGVWLHENSERLRELCAPGQDVAATFTAQRELQKLLFDSGWIRLGWPAELGGLGGEMVLRAVVVEELCSAGYPPPFSFGTQEVLGPAIARYAPPELAADLLPRLLSGSEYWCQGFSEPGAGSDLASLRCKAVADVDDWVVSGEKVWTSWAQVADRCLLLARTGEPNSGSRGITALMMDMDTPGIDLRPLVSMNGDAEFCSLYLDDVRIPRSRTLGEIGGGWAVAMTILASERGAAAWQRQTWMRARLHDLLKQAPDLPAAVAGEAFELIHALRLLSRRTVHALSRGEDIGATPSFDKLLMSTAEKFLFAAALEHLGSATLFDDDPTPAGWRNDYLYSRASSIYGGAAEIQRDIVAGRILRLPGRR
- a CDS encoding thiolase family protein — protein: MSNNVWVIGTSMTRFGRFPEKDLMDLAVEATSGALKDADLDLGQIGLLALGNVYETNSHHGQRLQNQMGQTGIPVYNVVNACATGATAVRVAMMSILAGETDLGLAVGVEQMGKMGLIGGSKRRDEKKVYTPKGRYGSVVKTEGTFGTNLMPGVFAQAGTEYALQHGVTQTQFAKVAHKNHLHSTLNPLAQYQKEFSLEEILAAEVIAWPNTLPMCCPTGDGAAAVILCSDAKLATLDPDVRRRAVKVSASVLTSDPYVDGGQVQADINTLTRNAAAQAYEKAGVGPADLDLVELHDCFATAELVHYDNLGLCEPGAAGEFIDSGAPYRDGRIPVNVSGGLLSKGHPLGATGVANIYEIVTHLRGEAGARQIEGAKVGLAHVIGLASACGVHILEKRA
- a CDS encoding enoyl-CoA hydratase/isomerase family protein, with product MSPTALEVLTSDGLPAGVAELRLTRPELLNRFDEVLLGELGPALTSLAEDPGVRAVVWTSTGKHFSAGGDTEEILASYRDPEHLSAGVERGKTLYRTFAGFPKPLVVALHGHTFGVATSLVLLADAIVTTPTARLSDPHVHMALVAGDGGAISWPVNLPLIKAKRHLLWGEPLTGQEAFDLGLVSDLVEDADKVREVAVELAGRVAALPPVAVQLTKATLNAGLAKRVDELLDVGFANEAISNRTEDVVEAVHAFKEGRPGRWTGR
- a CDS encoding phosphotransferase family protein; its protein translation is MTEPHFSENLFEDDVADDEDIFEVDDESSGLKAQLKEFLKDQLNEEAGPVIEAPPVPIAGGSSKQHYKFAVSWFNGTKRVRRQMILRQEPASGVVDSDMQTEAIILNALRGGDVPVPMLQWSDLQPAWFDTRTLIFEQSRGEADRAALRDKDPFKLGLEGRIDLARAMTGVLADLHALNPAEHSLDLVLPYPDDSVMSEVNKWDYAVDKEQLDPQRLLAPARDWLQVHMQPGSPELCLVHGDFRPANFLVDDGRPTTLLDWEMAHLGDPAEDVGWYTCSLYRTEHFPEGWGVEDFLARYVERGGPELEPERIKFWQVFAVFKLAVIALRAVRNVESGAVDGPKPPIDRVIETLNADIA
- a CDS encoding class I adenylate-forming enzyme family protein, which produces MSTEFADQLAQIWGREIGPATIAGHDGLAVSPRPTEFDQLLIGAERWADREFLVQGDRRFTHGQFRASIPAAADRFAAAGVGPGDRVLLLSYNSPEFVLALWALWWLGAVPVFGNRWWSEAELEHALKVTRPVLALTDRTDWEPEGLTVHQLTTLTPAFDTASDRACARAGDEDAAALILFTSGSSGVPKAVVLSRRAVIANQHNLMLRTRRLPQDLDASRPQAVTMVCTPLFHVGGVSNILLALLIGTKMVFNHGRFDPGQVLELIEAEKVQSFAGVPTMAARLIEHDDFPRRDLSSLRALPMGGAPVPVALLERVVEKLPQLRRGGLGNNWGMTESGGFLTAAGATDLTERPGTVGRPLACVELRIDSPDADGVGEIVVRAPTVMLGYLSADGSLDGVDAEGWLRTGDLGRVDDDGYVYLLGRSKDIVIRGGENIACAHVEGTLLTHPQVREAAVFGLPHDDLGEELAAVVVHAGEAPTLAELREYLRARLAYFEVPTAWRITTDPLPTLAGEKIDKKTLKATFVRDPE
- a CDS encoding acyl-CoA dehydrogenase family protein, yielding MSIDRTELDLLRGALEDLATAHPTGLRDALRDFGWADLLVEDPAVAVEVLFRLQGERLTDETLLDEVVLAALEGSEAAAVVQPLPGQELSSRYDSEGVRVDGVFTRPVEAGATVLVPCRALGGTAVLAVPVDGLLQKAAQGLDLGRPWVRVRGDVHPGAVAHVGGDAAWERMLAAGRRALAAELLGLGTRMLDLAVEHTSSRVQFGQALATFQVVRHKLADVRVWGEVAELAFAAAWEDTDPLAATLAKSAAVRYTATAREHVQQLLGGMGFSWEHDFHRYLRRAIVLESLLGGASALRAEIGTSICESGRLPDLAAL